A region of the Actinomycetota bacterium genome:
CAACGGCTGCAAGATCAACGGCGCGGCCGGGGGCCACGTGCCCACCGGCCCGGGCGGGGTGGCCTTCGGCTCCTCGGGCACGATCTACGCCGTCTACGGGTCGGCCCACCCCGAGCAGGGCACGCGCGAGAGCGTCATCCTGGGCCGGTCCAACGACGGGGGCGAGACATACGTCACGTCGGTGGCCGTGCGGCCCGGAGGCGACGACGTCAGCTTCGCCCGGCCCCAGATGACGGTGGTGCAGGGCGACGCCGGGGCCGACCGGCTGCTGCTCACGTTCTGGCTGTGCAACCAGGGCGGCCGGTTCTGCCCGGGGGCCCTGTTCAGCCAGTCCGACGACGGGGGCAACACGTTCTCCGAGCCGGTGGCCGTCCACCCGCCGGCCCTCGGGGTACGCAGCCCCTCCGAGCCGGTGGTCCTGCCCGACGGGACCGTTCTGGTCAGCTTCATCGCCGACTACGAGGGCGGCGCGTCCGAGCTCCTGCTGGCCCGCTCGGCCGACGGCGGCGCGACGTTCACGTCGGCCATCATCGATACCCAGCCCCGCATAGGCGACCGCTACGACCCCGCCAAGCTGGCCTTCGACCCCCGGTCCGACGCTCTCTACGTCACCTACACCGACCAGCGCACCGGCCAGCAGCAGGTCGTGTTCCGCAAGTCGACCGACAAGGGCGTGACGTGGTCGGACCCCATAGGCATCGCTCCCGACCAGACGGCCCTGTCCACCGGGTCGTCTCGCACGCCGACCATCGGGGTGGCCCCCGACGGCCGCATCGACATCGTCTACTACCGGCGGCCGGCGGCCAACACCGACAACGTGTTCTGGGCCCACTCCGTCGACGGGGGAGTGACGTTCCGCAGCCGCCAGGTGAACGAGCAGCCCATCCGGCGGTTCGAGTTCAACCGGGCCATCGGCGACTGGTACGCCCCCGACGTCGCCTCCAGGGACGACGGCGCCTGGGTCGTCTGGAGCGACTCCCGCCTGGCCCCCGCCCAAGACGAGAACACCCAGGACGTCTTCCTGCGCCGCATGGTCCCCGTCACCGCCGACCTCCCGCCCTAACCCCAACGACCGCAAACCTGCGCGGGAAACGTGGGCGAAACGCCCACGATTCCCGCGCGGGTTTCGCGGGGTGGGCCCAACGACTGCAAACCTGCGCGGTTTTCGTGGGCGAAATGCCCACGATTCCCGCGCGGGTTTCGGGGGGTGGGTCAGTGTTGGTGGCGGGGGCAGGACCAGGTGGTGCGGCCGCCGACGGTCCGGCGGACGAGGGCGGTTCCGTCGCGGGGGCACAGACCCCCCAGACGGCGCTGGTCCATGAGGTCGCCGGTGTGGGACCCGCCCCGTTCGAGCAGGTCGGCCATCGTGGCCCGCAGGTGGCGGTGGAGGCGGCGGTGTTCGGCCGGTGACAGCGACCGGGCTGACCGGGCGGGGTCGAGCCCGGCTCGCCACAGGGCTTCGTCGGCCGCCAGGTTGCCCACGCCCGCGAGGCGGCGCTGGTCCATGAGACGGGCCTTGAGCGGGGCGTCGCTCTGCAGGGCACGGACCAGGGCGGACGGCGTGACCGTGAGGGCGTCGGGGCCCAGGCGGGACTCGACGGGCGACTCGACGGGCGACAGTTCGACCCCTCCCAGCCGGCGGGGGTCGCGCGAGCGCAGGTCGCCCCCGCCGGGGCGGGCGAAGCGCAGGGCGAACCGGTCCCACTTCTCCAGGTCCCGGTTGCTGGCGTACACGAGGTCGTCGACCGCCGCCTCGCCGTCGACCAGCAAGCGCCCGCTCATCCCGAACCGCAGGCCGAGCGTAGGCCCGTCGGTGTGGAGCAGCAGCACCTTGCCCACCCGGCGGGCGGCCGTGACGGTCCGCCCCGTCAGGGCGGCCGTCAAGGTGCCGGCTGTCAGGCCCTTCTTGAGGTACCAGGCGTCGGGCGCGACCACCTCGGCCACCCGGCGCCCCACCACCCGCTCCGCCAGGCGGCGGTAGGCCTCGACTTCCACCAGCTCCGGCAACCCTTGCTCCTCTTCCCCTCGTCTGACCGCCAAGGTGTACCAGCGGGACGACCGGTGAGGGCACACGGGCGGCGCCGCCCCGAGCCGGACGGCGCCGAAGCTGGCAGACTTCTGGCCCATGGGCCGCAAGGCCGTGAGGGCCGATGAGGGCACGAAGGCGCCACCTACGGTGCCCGGCTCGTTCCTGCTCGGTTCGACCAGAGCGCTCCAGCGCGACCAGCTGGGCACCTACGCCCGGGCCATGGCCGAACACGGCGAGATCGCCCGCTTCCGGGTGGGCCCGCCCCGGCTCGGGTTCAGCTTCGACGCCGTGTTCACCCCCGACACGGCCCACCAGGTGCTGGCCGCGGACGCCGGCAGCTACGTCAAAGACGCCCCGGTCATCGGAGAGTTCCGCCACTTCCTGGGCAACGGGCTGCTGGTCAGCGAGGGGGAGCGGTGGCGCCGGCACCGGCGGGTGGCTCAGCCCCTGTTCACCCGGCGGGCCGTCGAGGGCCACCTGCCCACGGTGGCCAAGGCGGCCGCCGACCTCGTGTCCTGGTGCGAGGACGACGCGGCTGCCGGCCGCCCGGTCGACGTGCACGAACTGTCGATGCGCTACGCCCTGCACGCCCTGGGCCGTACCGTCTTCGGGGACGACATCGTCGAGGCCGCACCCGTCCTGCGGGCCGCCCTCCCCCCGCTGGGCGAGCATCTCAAGCGCCGCTCGCTGGCCCCTTTCCGCAGCCCCCATTGGTGGCCCTCGCCGGCCAACCGCCGGGCCGAGCACGCTCGCAGGGTCGTGTGGGCGCTGGCCGACCGCCTCATCGCCGACCGCCGGGCGAGGGCCGAGCAGGGGGACCAGGGCCACGACCTGCTGAGCCGCCTCCTCGAAGCTCGTGACCCCGAGACGGGCGACGCCCTCGCCGACGACGACGTGCGCGACGAGGCCATCATCTTCCTCATCGCCGGCCACGAGACGACCGGCAGCGCCCTGGCGTTCACCCTCGACCTCCTGGGCCGCCACCCGGCCGCCCAGAACAGAGTGCGGGCCGAGGCCCGAGATGCCGATCTCGGACGGGGCCCATCCGCCCTCCCCTTTACGGCCCAGGTGGTCGACGAGGCCATGCGCCTCTACCCGCCGGCCCACACCGTCGTGCGCCGGGCCCGCGCCGAGACCGAGCTGGCCGGTTGCCCGGTCGACAACGGCCGGATCGTGGCCGTGAACATCTGGGGCATCCACCATCGTGAGGACCTGTGGGACCGGCCGTTCGAGTTCTCGCCCGAGCGCTTCGGGGCCAGCCGGACCGGGCCCGAGGCCACCCGCCGGTCGGCCCGCTACACCCACCTCCCCTTCGGGGGAGGGCCGCGTGCCTGCATCGGAGAGCACCTGGCTGTGGCCGAGCTGGTCGTCGCCACGGCCGCCCTGGTTCGCCGTTTCCGCCTCACGTCCCTGCTGGCCGAGACCCCGGTCGAGGTCGACCTCGCCCTGCGCCCCGGAGGTCCCCTGCCCTGCCGGCTCGAGCCGGTCCAGCCCTAAGAGGCTGGTGTCTTTCGTGATCGGCGCTTCGCGCCGACGGCCGACCTGCCCCTGACCAGCACCTTGCCATTCAGCCGAGCCGCAGACGGGGCGGTCGGCCGCCTGAGGAAGGTTTAGGCACCAGCCACCTAGTGAGCCCCGAGGGCGGCGGCCGCGGCCAGTAGTTGGTCGATCTCGGGACGGTCGTCGGGGCTCGACGGGCGCATGAGGACCTTCACCTCGCCGGCCACCACCAGGGCGTCCCCGCCGAGCTGGCGGACGTCCTCGACGGGGCGGGCCACATCCTCGCCGCGGGCGCGGGCCGCGTCGTAGATGGCCCGGGTACCAGGGGAGAACACCTGGCGGGCGCCGGCCGAGCCGAGGTCGAGGCGGTCGTAGACGAGGCGGTTCTCGTCCGAGCAGAAGGCGAAGGCCCAGCCGAGATGGCCGGCCAGGGCGGCCAGGGCGTCGGGCGGGCTGAAGCCCACGGCCACCGGCACGAAGCCGGCGGCCGCAAAGTCACCCGACCGCTCCTGCACCCGCACGAGGTGCTCCTGGCAGGGCAGTCAGTGACGGTGGCGGATGACGGTGAGGAGGGCCCGGGGCGGCTCCGAACCGAGGTCCAGGTCGCGGCCGCCGACCACGTCGGGCAGGACGATGCCGGCCAGGGTCACCATCGGGGTTTGGGGACGGCCACGGCGCGGACGGTAGCGTCCCCCGCCCATGGCCGAGCGCGCCCCCCTGCCCCCGCCGCCCTATCCCACGTTGCGCGCCCTTATCGAGGCCCGGGCCGCGGAGCTCGGCCCCCGGCCCTTCGCCACCCTGCCCGACGCCACCCTGACCTACGCCGAGATCGACGAACTGGCCAACCGGGTGGCGGCTGTCCTGCTGTCCATGGGCTACGGCGCGGGGGACGTCGTGATGGTCCGCTCGGGCAACGGCTGGGCGCCGGTGGCGGTGTGGTTCGCGTGCGCCAAGCTGGGGGCCGTCTACCTCCCCCTCAACGCACTTCTCACGGGGGAGCCCCTGCGCCAGGTGATGGCCGACAGCCGTGGCCGGGTGGTCGTCGTCGCCCACCAACTGGCCGACGACGTGGAGGCCGTGCGCGGTGGGCTGCCCGACCTGTGTGACGTCCTGGTCGTGGGCGGCCGCCGCGGCTGCGTACCGGGCCCGCCCCGGCTCGACGAGCTGGTCGAACGGGCGCCCTCGGGCCCGCCGCCCCCGCTGGCGGACTGCCCGGGGGCGCCAGCCAAGCTCATGTACACCTCGGGCACCACGGGGGTGCCCAAGGGCGTGCTGTGGAGCCGCCATTGCGAGGCCGTGTGGGCCTGGGCCTACGGCGAGGAGCTGCTGCCCATCGAGGCCGGCGAGGGCCTCTACTGCTGCCTGCCCCTGTTCCACGTCACCAGCCAGGCCACGGTGCTGGCCGCCCTTTCCCGCCGGGGCCGGGTCACCATCGACGCCGGGTTCGACGTCGTCAGGTTCTGGCGCCGGGTACGGGAAGCCGACGCCGCCATGTTCACCTTCGTGGGGACGGTCCTGTCGGCGCTGGCCCGTCGCCCGCCCTCGCCGGGCGACGCCGACAACCCGGTGCGCAGGGCCCTGGGCGCGGCCACCCCTGTGGACCGCTGGCGGGAGATCGAGGAGCGCTTCGACCTGCACGTGGCCGAGACCTGGGGCCAGACCGAGACGGCGTCGTGCTGGTCGTGGCCGGCCCGGGGCCTGCCCCAGAAGACCGGGACCGTCGGTGTCCCCAGTGACCGCTGGGACGCGTCCGTCCGGGGCCCCGGCGGCCAGGAGCTCGGGCCCGGGGAACCGGGCGAGCTGTGGGTGAGGCCCCGGGCCGCCCACGTCATGTTCGAGGGCTACCTGGGCCCGGACGGGCCCGGCCGACCGACACGCGAGTGCTTCGACGACGACGGTTGGTACCAGACGGGCGACGTGATGGCGTTCGACGGCGACGGCCAGCTGTGTTTCGCCGGGCGCTGGCGCGACGCCATCCGGCGGGCCGGGGAGATGATCGCGCCGTCCTTCATCGAGGAGGCCGCTCTGCGCCACCCAGCGGTGGTCGAGGCCGCGGCCGTGGGCGTGCCCGCCCTCGACGGGGTCGAAGAGGAGGTGTTGCTGTGCGTCGTGGCCGACCCTGGCGCCCCCGGCGGGGTCGACCTCGACGACCTGGCCGCCCACCTGGGCCGGCTGCTGCCCCGCCACCTGGTGCCCCGTTGGCTGCGGGCCCACGACGAGCTGCCCAAGACGCCCACGACCAGGGTCCGCAAGTTCGAGCTGCGCGCCCTGGGCACCGCCGGTGCCTGGGACGCCCGCCGCCGCCGCTGGGCCGGCGGGCCGGGACCATCCGGTCCGCAAGGGCCTCCGGTGGCCGGGGGCTAGCGTGCCCGCCCGTGGACGACCAGGTGTGGCAACGACTGGCGGCCGTGGCCGCCGAGGCTCTCGGCCTCGACCCGGCGGAGATCTCCCCTAGTTCGACGTGGGACGAACTGGGGGCCGACTCGCTCGAGCGGGTCGAGCTGTCGCTGATGATCGAGGACGCCTTCGACGTGCGTCTCCCAGAGGACGCCGAGCCCGAGGAGATGGCTACCCCCGGCCTGGTCGCGGGCCTCGTGGAGAAGGCACTGGCCGACCGCGACTGAACCACCCGCCGGGCTACGCTCATCAACCAATCTTGATGGGAGGTAGCCCTGAACCTGGACGACATCTCGCGCCGTCGCTTCTTCGGCCTCGCCGCCGGAGGCGCGGCTGCCCTGGCCCTGGCGGCCTGTGGCGACGACGGTGAGCAGGCGACCACCACTCCGACGACCGCCTCGGGCACGGGCGCGGGCACGGCGCTCCGTGACTTCGGCGGCCTGACGATCACCACCGCCGTCTACGCCCGCAACCATGCCTCCTCGCCCCTGTTCTGGGACCGGTTCGCCCCCCCGGGCCTGAGCGTGAGGCCGGTCATCTTCACCGGCGCAGGGGACATCAGCCGGGCGCTGGCCAACGGCGATCTCGACTTCGGGTTGATGGGTTACTACAACACGCTGATCGAGGCATCCACCACCGGCCTCCGGTCGCGCATCATCGGCATGTGCTCGCGCCAGGGGAACGGTCTCATCGCGCGGGCCGACCGCGGCATACGAACGGCGGCCGACCTGCGGGGCAAGAGGGTGGGTATTCCGTCCCCCGGGATCCAGACCCTGACCATCACCGCCGCCTTGGCCAAGGTCGGGCTCCAGCTCGATCGCGACGTCACGGCCGTGCCCCTCGGCTACGCCGAGCACCACGGCGCCCTCGAACGGGGCGACATCGACGCCTACGTGGGCACCGAGCCCCCGTGCACCCAGAGCGTGGTCGCCGGTTTCGGGGTGCGCATCGCCGACATCTACGACACCCCTGCGGGCGACTTCAACACCGCCATATGGGCCGCCCCCAAGCACCTGGGCGACGCCGACCTGCTCACGGCCGTGGCCCGGATGCAGCGTGACGCGGCCGAACTGCTCACTCCCGGGGGCGTCAACGACCGGGAGGAGTGGCGCAAGCTGCTCGTCGACCAGTTCGAGTACTCCGAGGCGATCTACACCGCGGCGCTCGACAACGTCGGGGCCGAATGGCGCTTCGACGACCGCCGCAGGGCCCAGTTCGAGGGGGCGGCCGAGCTCATGCTGGCCCAGGGCGCCATCACGTCCAAGCCCAGGATCGACGACCTCCTGCTGCTCGACTACCAGCCGGCGAGCTAAGCCGGTGGCGGTACGCGAGGCCCGGGCCGGAGGGGAGCTGGACCTCGCCGACGAACTGCTGCCCAGCCACGCCCCCGAGACCCGCAACCGCCTGAGCGGTTGGCGGCGGGCGGCCGCCGGTGCGGCTGTGCCCGCCGTGCTGGTGCTGGCGTGGTGGCTGGCGGCTGTCACCGGCCACCTCTCGCCCCGCCTGCTCCCACCGCCCGGAGAGGTGGTCAACAGTGCCCGCGAGTTCCTGTTCGGCCCTCGGCGGGCCACGATCCCGGGGGTGGTCCCGTTCCGGGGCGGGGCGTCCCTCCACCTGCCGGCCAGCCTCGGCCGGTGGGTGGTGGCCTACTCGCTGGCCATCGCGGTGGGGGTCCCCCTGGGCCTTTGCCTGGGCCTGTCGCGGTGGGTGGCGGCTGCCCTCGACCCCCTGTTCCAGGCCTTCCGCTCGGTGCCCATAACCGCCTGGCTGCCCATCTCGCTCGTCTGGTTCGGCCTGGGGGAAGGGGCGGCCCGCTACCTGGTCTTCGTGGGCGCGGTGTCGCCCATCGTCATCGCCACGGCCGACTCGGTGGCCCGCGTGCCCCGTTCCCTGGTCGACACGGCCCGCATGCTCGGCACCCCCCGGGTGGCCTTGGCCCGGCGGGTGTACATCCCCTCGGCCTTGCCGGGGATCATCACCGGCCTGCGCCTGGGGCTGACCCTGGGGTGGATGAGCGTGATCGTGGGCGAGCTCACGGGTACCAGCAGGGGCCTGGGCGCCATGATGTTCGCGGCCCGGGAGGTGGGCCGCCTCGACCAGATCCTGGTGGGCATGGCCGCCTTCGCCGTCATCGGCCTGGCCGGCGACCTGCTGCTGCGGACCGTCACCCGTCCCCTCGTGCGGTGGGCCGACGGTTGAACGACCCCTCCGCTCCGGCGCCCGCGCTGGCCGCCCGGGGACTGGTCAAGAGCTACGGCCGCCTCCCGGTCCTGTCGGGCATCGACTTGGAGGTGCGGGCCGGAGAGGTGGTGGCCGTGCTGGGGCCCAGCGGGTGCGGCAAGTCGACGTTGATGCGCCTGCTGGCCGGCCTCGAGCCACCCGACGCCGGCCACGTGGAGCAGGCGGGTCAAGCCGTGCGGGGCCCGTCGCCCCTGCGCCCCATGGTCGTGCAGGGGGCGACGCTGTTCCCCTGGCTCGACCTGCGGGCCAACCTGGAGTGGGGCCCGCGGGCGCTGCGGCAGCCCGGGCCCGCGGCCCTGGCGTCCTCCCTGCTGGCGGCCACCGGCCTGGAGGGTTCGGGCCACCTGTTGCCCCGCCAGCTCTCGGGGGGCATGCGCCAGCGGGCGGCCATCGCCCAGGTACTGGCCGCCGACCCGCCCGTGCTGCTGCTCGACGAACCGTTCGGGGCCCTCGACGCCCAGACCCGACTGCGCATGCAGGAGTGGCTCGTCGAGCTGCTGGCCCGGCGGGGGGCGGCCACCGTGCTGGTCACCCACGACGTGGAGGAGGCCCTCCTGCTGGGTCACCGCCTGGTGCGCCTGTCGCACCGCCCGGCCCGGGTGGTGGAGGAGACGGCCGTCGAACTGGCCTTCCCCCGGGGGCGCCAGACCCTGTCAGAGCCGGCGTTCGTGGCCCTCAAGGCCCAGGTGCTGTCCCAGGTACTCGAGGCTTAGCGCCCAGGGGCGCCTGGCTTCAGCCCGTGCTCGACTCGCTCTTGTCCAAGGGGTCCCACGAGCCGAGCCAGAGCAGGCCGTCGGGCTGGTCCTCGGCCAGCTTGCACATCTCGGTGATCTCCGCGGCCAGCGGCCCGAGCTGTTCGAGGCAGTCGTCGTGCACGTGGAAGGGGAACTCGCAGGCTCCGACCCGCTTGGGGGCGGTGCCCGCGGCTACCGGGCGGGCACACACCTCGCACAGCGGGTCGTCGAGGCCGTCGGCGCTGGCGCTACCGATCGGGTCTTCCATGGGCGCTCTCCTTCGGGTGGCGTCGGGCGGGGCCAGCCGAACTATTCAATGCACATCCCCGAGCTTATGTTCCGCGGGGGGCCGGGCCGGCGGGGACAATGTCCCCGGGGAGGTGGTCGTGGGCCTGCATCTGAGCGCCAACCGGGGCGAGGCGGCCCGGGCGTGGGCCCTGGTGGCCGCCCAGTTCGCCATCCTCGTCGCTCTGCTCGTGTGGTCCCCGGCCCCCGACTTCCGGCCGCCGCGATGGCTGCAG
Encoded here:
- a CDS encoding sialidase family protein, with translation MSRSENGQTRLPLLLMGGGGLFLLAAVLYTLFAGGSSSSDDEAALEARCQFPSCRASADPRLGRGYEGQSVAVNPNDGNHIVVTDANMAAGRCTFHMTVDRGKEWVDGVFQDPPGYNGCKINGAAGGHVPTGPGGVAFGSSGTIYAVYGSAHPEQGTRESVILGRSNDGGETYVTSVAVRPGGDDVSFARPQMTVVQGDAGADRLLLTFWLCNQGGRFCPGALFSQSDDGGNTFSEPVAVHPPALGVRSPSEPVVLPDGTVLVSFIADYEGGASELLLARSADGGATFTSAIIDTQPRIGDRYDPAKLAFDPRSDALYVTYTDQRTGQQQVVFRKSTDKGVTWSDPIGIAPDQTALSTGSSRTPTIGVAPDGRIDIVYYRRPAANTDNVFWAHSVDGGVTFRSRQVNEQPIRRFEFNRAIGDWYAPDVASRDDGAWVVWSDSRLAPAQDENTQDVFLRRMVPVTADLPP
- a CDS encoding DNA-formamidopyrimidine glycosylase family protein codes for the protein MPELVEVEAYRRLAERVVGRRVAEVVAPDAWYLKKGLTAGTLTAALTGRTVTAARRVGKVLLLHTDGPTLGLRFGMSGRLLVDGEAAVDDLVYASNRDLEKWDRFALRFARPGGGDLRSRDPRRLGGVELSPVESPVESRLGPDALTVTPSALVRALQSDAPLKARLMDQRRLAGVGNLAADEALWRAGLDPARSARSLSPAEHRRLHRHLRATMADLLERGGSHTGDLMDQRRLGGLCPRDGTALVRRTVGGRTTWSCPRHQH
- a CDS encoding cytochrome P450, encoding MGRKAVRADEGTKAPPTVPGSFLLGSTRALQRDQLGTYARAMAEHGEIARFRVGPPRLGFSFDAVFTPDTAHQVLAADAGSYVKDAPVIGEFRHFLGNGLLVSEGERWRRHRRVAQPLFTRRAVEGHLPTVAKAAADLVSWCEDDAAAGRPVDVHELSMRYALHALGRTVFGDDIVEAAPVLRAALPPLGEHLKRRSLAPFRSPHWWPSPANRRAEHARRVVWALADRLIADRRARAEQGDQGHDLLSRLLEARDPETGDALADDDVRDEAIIFLIAGHETTGSALAFTLDLLGRHPAAQNRVRAEARDADLGRGPSALPFTAQVVDEAMRLYPPAHTVVRRARAETELAGCPVDNGRIVAVNIWGIHHREDLWDRPFEFSPERFGASRTGPEATRRSARYTHLPFGGGPRACIGEHLAVAELVVATAALVRRFRLTSLLAETPVEVDLALRPGGPLPCRLEPVQP
- a CDS encoding AhpC/TSA family protein; translated protein: MRVQERSGDFAAAGFVPVAVGFSPPDALAALAGHLGWAFAFCSDENRLVYDRLDLGSAGARQVFSPGTRAIYDAARARGEDVARPVEDVRQLGGDALVVAGEVKVLMRPSSPDDRPEIDQLLAAAAALGAH
- a CDS encoding class I adenylate-forming enzyme family protein, whose protein sequence is MAERAPLPPPPYPTLRALIEARAAELGPRPFATLPDATLTYAEIDELANRVAAVLLSMGYGAGDVVMVRSGNGWAPVAVWFACAKLGAVYLPLNALLTGEPLRQVMADSRGRVVVVAHQLADDVEAVRGGLPDLCDVLVVGGRRGCVPGPPRLDELVERAPSGPPPPLADCPGAPAKLMYTSGTTGVPKGVLWSRHCEAVWAWAYGEELLPIEAGEGLYCCLPLFHVTSQATVLAALSRRGRVTIDAGFDVVRFWRRVREADAAMFTFVGTVLSALARRPPSPGDADNPVRRALGAATPVDRWREIEERFDLHVAETWGQTETASCWSWPARGLPQKTGTVGVPSDRWDASVRGPGGQELGPGEPGELWVRPRAAHVMFEGYLGPDGPGRPTRECFDDDGWYQTGDVMAFDGDGQLCFAGRWRDAIRRAGEMIAPSFIEEAALRHPAVVEAAAVGVPALDGVEEEVLLCVVADPGAPGGVDLDDLAAHLGRLLPRHLVPRWLRAHDELPKTPTTRVRKFELRALGTAGAWDARRRRWAGGPGPSGPQGPPVAGG
- a CDS encoding phosphopantetheine-binding protein; the encoded protein is MDDQVWQRLAAVAAEALGLDPAEISPSSTWDELGADSLERVELSLMIEDAFDVRLPEDAEPEEMATPGLVAGLVEKALADRD
- a CDS encoding ABC transporter substrate-binding protein, which translates into the protein MFWDRFAPPGLSVRPVIFTGAGDISRALANGDLDFGLMGYYNTLIEASTTGLRSRIIGMCSRQGNGLIARADRGIRTAADLRGKRVGIPSPGIQTLTITAALAKVGLQLDRDVTAVPLGYAEHHGALERGDIDAYVGTEPPCTQSVVAGFGVRIADIYDTPAGDFNTAIWAAPKHLGDADLLTAVARMQRDAAELLTPGGVNDREEWRKLLVDQFEYSEAIYTAALDNVGAEWRFDDRRRAQFEGAAELMLAQGAITSKPRIDDLLLLDYQPAS
- a CDS encoding ABC transporter permease, with translation MAVREARAGGELDLADELLPSHAPETRNRLSGWRRAAAGAAVPAVLVLAWWLAAVTGHLSPRLLPPPGEVVNSAREFLFGPRRATIPGVVPFRGGASLHLPASLGRWVVAYSLAIAVGVPLGLCLGLSRWVAAALDPLFQAFRSVPITAWLPISLVWFGLGEGAARYLVFVGAVSPIVIATADSVARVPRSLVDTARMLGTPRVALARRVYIPSALPGIITGLRLGLTLGWMSVIVGELTGTSRGLGAMMFAAREVGRLDQILVGMAAFAVIGLAGDLLLRTVTRPLVRWADG
- a CDS encoding ABC transporter ATP-binding protein; amino-acid sequence: MNDPSAPAPALAARGLVKSYGRLPVLSGIDLEVRAGEVVAVLGPSGCGKSTLMRLLAGLEPPDAGHVEQAGQAVRGPSPLRPMVVQGATLFPWLDLRANLEWGPRALRQPGPAALASSLLAATGLEGSGHLLPRQLSGGMRQRAAIAQVLAADPPVLLLDEPFGALDAQTRLRMQEWLVELLARRGAATVLVTHDVEEALLLGHRLVRLSHRPARVVEETAVELAFPRGRQTLSEPAFVALKAQVLSQVLEA